A window of Christiangramia forsetii KT0803 contains these coding sequences:
- a CDS encoding GNAT family N-acyltransferase, which produces MGIVSAKEVANVMNLGKLGFLGTGIGWLVLKTTKLSRINKEYDKRKDLEGVDFIESILKEFEIDFDIPEKDLKRIPKEGPFITISNHPLGGIDGMILMKLVLKSRPDYKVIANFLLHRLDPLKPYILPVNPFEDHKEAKSSLSGMKNAISHLKEGHALGIFPAGEVSTDRDKRHIVDKAWEPSAMKLIQKSKVPVVPIYFHAKNSLFFYRLASMSDVFRTAKLPSEMLSQHRRKIKVRIGHPISVEDQQEHSNLETYTAFLRRKTYMLANVFEKKKLLSSLPKTLKIPRSTKDIAEETNYELINSEIENCRKMDKRLLQSKNYEVFLAKREVIPNILNEIGRLREITFREVGEGTNNSTDLDKFDDHYHHLFLWDKEAGRIAGAYRMGMGNEIFANHGIDGFYLQDLFRFEPELHKMMSQSIEMGRAFIIKEYQLKPMPLFLLWKGIVHCTLRFPEHRYLIGGVTISDKFSNFSKSLMIEFMKSNYYDPYVAQYVHPKKEFKVKLEDADKDLVFDESEADLNKFDRIIDELEPENLRLPVLIKKYIKQNAKVVAFNVDPLFNDAVDGLMYIKIADLPESTVKPVMEEFQKELEEKAAEIK; this is translated from the coding sequence ATGGGAATCGTAAGTGCCAAAGAAGTTGCAAATGTTATGAACCTGGGGAAACTGGGATTTTTGGGAACAGGAATAGGCTGGCTTGTTTTGAAAACCACCAAACTTTCCAGAATCAATAAAGAATATGACAAACGAAAAGATCTGGAAGGTGTAGATTTTATCGAGTCGATACTGAAAGAATTTGAGATCGACTTTGATATTCCCGAAAAGGATTTGAAAAGAATCCCGAAAGAAGGCCCGTTTATTACCATTTCTAATCATCCCCTAGGGGGCATTGATGGGATGATCCTGATGAAACTCGTTTTAAAAAGCAGACCCGATTATAAGGTGATCGCCAATTTCCTTTTACATAGACTGGATCCGCTAAAACCTTATATACTTCCGGTAAATCCTTTTGAAGATCATAAGGAAGCAAAATCCAGCCTTAGCGGAATGAAAAATGCTATTTCACACTTAAAAGAAGGTCATGCGCTGGGCATTTTTCCCGCCGGAGAAGTTTCTACCGATCGCGATAAACGACATATTGTTGACAAAGCCTGGGAACCCTCGGCAATGAAGCTTATTCAAAAATCCAAAGTCCCGGTAGTTCCTATCTATTTCCATGCTAAGAATAGCTTATTTTTCTACAGACTTGCCTCTATGAGTGATGTTTTTAGAACTGCGAAGCTTCCAAGTGAGATGCTTTCTCAACACCGCAGAAAGATCAAGGTAAGAATTGGGCATCCTATTTCAGTAGAAGATCAACAGGAACATTCAAATCTCGAAACTTACACGGCATTTTTACGTAGAAAAACTTATATGCTGGCTAATGTTTTTGAAAAGAAAAAACTTTTGTCCAGTCTTCCAAAAACGTTGAAAATCCCTCGTTCTACAAAAGATATTGCTGAAGAGACAAATTATGAACTCATAAATAGCGAGATCGAGAATTGTAGAAAAATGGATAAACGCCTGCTTCAAAGCAAGAATTATGAGGTATTCCTGGCAAAAAGAGAGGTAATCCCGAATATTCTAAATGAAATTGGCCGACTGCGGGAGATTACTTTCAGGGAAGTTGGGGAAGGCACCAATAACAGCACAGATCTGGATAAATTTGATGATCATTATCATCATCTTTTTCTCTGGGATAAAGAAGCCGGAAGGATAGCCGGCGCTTATAGAATGGGGATGGGAAATGAAATCTTTGCCAACCATGGAATCGATGGTTTCTACCTTCAGGACCTTTTTCGCTTTGAGCCGGAATTACATAAAATGATGAGTCAGTCTATTGAAATGGGACGAGCCTTTATCATCAAAGAATATCAGTTAAAACCCATGCCACTCTTCCTTCTTTGGAAAGGTATCGTGCATTGTACTTTAAGATTTCCTGAACATAGATATCTTATTGGCGGAGTGACCATCAGTGATAAATTCAGTAATTTTTCAAAATCATTGATGATCGAGTTCATGAAATCCAATTATTACGATCCATATGTTGCGCAATATGTTCATCCAAAGAAGGAATTCAAGGTAAAACTGGAAGATGCCGATAAAGACCTGGTTTTTGACGAAAGCGAAGCTGACCTCAATAAATTTGATAGAATTATCGACGAACTGGAGCCTGAAAATCTGCGCCTGCCTGTACTTATCAAAAAATATATTAAACAGAATGCTAAAGTGGTCGCCTTTAATGTGGATCCTCTTTTTAATGATGCGGTTGACGGCTTGATGTATATTAAAATTGCCGATCTTCCCGAAAGTACCGTAAAGCCAGTAATGGAAGAATTTCAGAAGGAACTTGAAGAGAAAGCTGCGGAGATTAAGTAA
- a CDS encoding GNAT family N-acetyltransferase, translated as MEINIRKATKVDMKAVLELINELAVFEKEPEAVIIDENDLIRDGFGENPAFHCFVAEANGKIEGMALLYFRYSTWKGKTVHLEDLVVREKFRGKGLGSALYTKVIKFAAEQKVKRAEWVVLNWNKEAADFYRRSGADVMEDWNTVQINEKSMHSYLQNKGIL; from the coding sequence ATGGAAATTAACATACGTAAAGCTACAAAAGTTGATATGAAAGCCGTTTTGGAACTCATCAATGAACTTGCTGTATTTGAAAAGGAACCCGAAGCTGTTATTATTGATGAAAATGACTTAATTAGAGATGGCTTTGGAGAGAATCCTGCCTTCCATTGTTTTGTAGCTGAAGCTAATGGAAAAATTGAAGGAATGGCCCTTCTTTATTTTAGGTATTCTACCTGGAAAGGAAAAACGGTACACCTGGAAGATCTTGTGGTGAGGGAGAAATTCAGAGGAAAAGGACTCGGTTCTGCTCTTTATACAAAAGTGATAAAATTTGCTGCGGAACAGAAGGTAAAACGTGCAGAATGGGTGGTGCTCAACTGGAATAAAGAAGCTGCAGATTTTTACCGTAGAAGTGGAGCAGATGTTATGGAAGACTGGAATACCGTACAAATAAACGAAAAATCTATGCATAGCTATCTTCAAAATAAGGGCATCCTTTAA
- a CDS encoding aspartate kinase produces MKVFKFGGASVKDADGVKNLIKVLRATGSENKLIVISAMGKTTNALEVVVKDYLNIAGIPASLDEVKNYHRNIITGLFPNKEASVYPKIETLFTELENFLQHNKSNQYDFVYDQVVSFGELFSTTIVSEYLNSRHISSNWLDARNFIKTDSTYRDAQVNWSKTQERVQENIDPKKLNIIQGFIASDLNNFTTTLGREGSDYSAAIMAYCLNAESVTIWKDVPGVLNADPRFFENAQLLNKISYEEAIELAFYGASVIHPKTLQPLQGKEIPLFVRSFLNPSEEGTAVSKGKTIFPEIPCFIVKKDQVLISLSSLDFSFMVEENISEIFKLFHQYQMKVDLIQNSAISFRVCVDNRFNQLEKLIQHLKARFKVNYKTGVSLYTIRHFNEEAINSLEKDKNVLLKQLTQNTVQLVAEN; encoded by the coding sequence ATCAAAGTTTTTAAGTTTGGTGGAGCCTCGGTCAAAGACGCCGATGGAGTTAAAAATCTTATTAAAGTTCTAAGAGCAACCGGTAGCGAAAATAAGCTCATCGTGATCTCGGCGATGGGAAAAACCACCAATGCATTAGAAGTCGTGGTTAAGGATTATCTGAATATCGCTGGAATTCCGGCTAGTTTAGACGAAGTGAAAAATTACCATAGAAATATAATAACCGGCCTTTTTCCAAATAAAGAAGCTTCGGTTTATCCTAAAATAGAAACCTTATTTACTGAACTTGAGAATTTTCTTCAGCATAATAAATCAAATCAGTATGATTTTGTGTATGACCAGGTCGTGAGCTTTGGAGAGTTATTTTCTACCACCATTGTTAGTGAATATCTAAATTCCCGGCACATAAGTTCTAATTGGCTTGATGCTCGAAATTTTATTAAAACAGATAGCACTTACCGCGATGCCCAGGTAAACTGGAGTAAAACGCAGGAGAGAGTTCAGGAAAATATAGATCCTAAAAAACTTAATATTATCCAGGGATTTATCGCTTCAGACCTTAACAACTTTACTACCACACTAGGCAGGGAAGGTTCAGATTATTCTGCAGCGATCATGGCATATTGTCTAAATGCTGAAAGCGTCACCATCTGGAAAGATGTTCCGGGAGTTTTAAATGCAGACCCCAGGTTTTTTGAAAATGCCCAACTTCTGAATAAAATATCATATGAAGAAGCCATTGAGCTTGCATTTTACGGAGCTTCTGTAATTCATCCTAAAACCCTTCAGCCATTACAGGGAAAGGAAATCCCGTTGTTTGTTCGTTCCTTTCTAAATCCTTCAGAAGAAGGTACTGCCGTAAGCAAGGGTAAGACCATCTTCCCTGAAATCCCCTGTTTTATTGTAAAAAAAGATCAGGTTTTGATCTCCCTGTCTTCCCTGGATTTCTCGTTTATGGTAGAAGAGAATATTTCAGAAATATTCAAACTTTTTCATCAATATCAAATGAAGGTAGATCTTATCCAAAATTCTGCCATTAGTTTTCGGGTTTGTGTCGATAATAGATTTAATCAACTTGAAAAGCTTATTCAGCACTTAAAGGCCAGATTTAAGGTAAATTATAAGACCGGTGTTTCTTTATATACCATTAGACATTTTAATGAAGAGGCTATTAATTCTCTGGAAAAAGATAAAAATGTGCTTTTAAAACAACTCACCCAAAATACCGTTCAACTGGTAGCTGAAAACTAA
- a CDS encoding GNAT family N-acetyltransferase: MKYTIREARREDMNQVLELIKELAAHENHLDDVEVTTKDLEKEGFDHGNFKCFVADVSGTIEGMALVYFRFSTWKGRTVHLEDLIVRESVRGTGLGGALYQQVVKYGHEHGVKRIEWVVSEGNRNAIEFYENTGAEIKESWKTVHMEEGGIQKNITKK; encoded by the coding sequence ATGAAATATACTATACGCGAAGCCAGACGAGAAGATATGAACCAGGTTCTGGAACTTATCAAAGAATTGGCAGCTCATGAAAATCACCTGGACGATGTTGAGGTCACTACTAAGGATCTTGAAAAAGAAGGTTTTGATCATGGCAATTTTAAATGCTTTGTAGCGGATGTTTCGGGCACAATTGAAGGAATGGCGCTAGTATACTTTAGATTTTCCACCTGGAAAGGCAGAACCGTTCACTTGGAAGACCTTATTGTTCGTGAAAGTGTTAGAGGTACTGGGCTTGGCGGTGCACTTTATCAACAAGTAGTGAAATATGGGCATGAACATGGCGTTAAACGTATAGAATGGGTGGTTTCTGAAGGAAATAGAAATGCGATAGAATTCTATGAAAACACCGGAGCTGAAATAAAAGAAAGCTGGAAAACCGTTCACATGGAAGAAGGCGGAATTCAAAAAAATATAACTAAGAAGTGA
- a CDS encoding SDR family oxidoreductase, which yields MENILIAGATGHTGKRVIEILNNSESFNPLALIRKEEQRQQFEDMEVEAVMGDLEGDVSHTMKGIDKVIFAAGSGGSTGKEKTTAVDLEGAKKLIDAAKNANVKKFVMLSSMGADDPSKNEDLRHYLEAKKEADEYLKESGLSYTIFRPGALTDDLGLAKVKVAKGSLNERGEISRDDVAFILVMSLADPLVKNVTFEAIEGEESIKSALIELSQLG from the coding sequence ATGGAAAATATATTAATTGCCGGGGCTACCGGTCATACTGGGAAAAGGGTTATTGAAATTCTCAATAATTCTGAAAGTTTTAATCCGCTGGCACTTATCAGAAAGGAAGAGCAAAGACAGCAATTTGAAGACATGGAGGTGGAAGCCGTGATGGGCGATCTCGAGGGAGATGTAAGTCATACCATGAAAGGTATTGATAAAGTGATCTTTGCAGCAGGTTCTGGTGGAAGTACGGGGAAAGAAAAAACTACCGCAGTAGACCTTGAAGGTGCGAAAAAACTTATAGATGCGGCAAAAAATGCGAATGTCAAAAAATTCGTAATGCTAAGTTCTATGGGAGCCGATGATCCTTCAAAAAATGAAGATCTAAGGCATTATTTAGAGGCTAAAAAAGAAGCTGATGAGTATTTAAAAGAAAGTGGTCTTAGTTATACCATATTTCGTCCCGGAGCACTTACAGATGATCTTGGACTTGCAAAAGTGAAAGTTGCTAAAGGTTCTTTGAATGAAAGAGGAGAGATCTCCAGAGATGATGTTGCTTTTATTCTGGTAATGTCATTGGCAGATCCGTTGGTGAAAAATGTAACTTTTGAGGCTATTGAAGGAGAAGAATCTATCAAATCTGCGCTTATTGAATTGAGCCAGTTAGGATAG